The Primulina eburnea isolate SZY01 unplaced genomic scaffold, ASM2296580v1 ctg734, whole genome shotgun sequence genomic sequence AGGCGCTCATCTATAAGAAGGAAAACCTAGGAAGTTGGAGGTCGCCGTCTTCTACTCAAAGTCATACGCATACTTTGCACGATCTGAAGTTCAGAGAAAATCACTATCAACACTGATCCTTTGAAGACAGCCGATACCAAGTGTTGCCTTGAATGTTGGAGCATCTGAAGACAACATCTGTGCAGACGTTGGCTGAAGATTGTTTCGCTTGGAACTATTGTTTGGGAACAcgtttttgctttcttgttttgttttttctggttatttgttttagaaaacatttattttctcaacttgttgaggaaattgattttcgTGAAATCACTAGTGTTAGGTCTTTGTGTAAACATtgtggttttctagtgattaatttttgccataaggcaccgcacaagtatctataattgtgcatatttaatcttgtccatctaattatttaaagtgaatttgtgttattaattttccgctgcatgtaaATGTTGTctgagatgttgtaacatctggcacaacacctagttctgacaaaacacaaatttactGTTTTTCATCCTATtctgatattttcattatttgttatatttgtcggacaaaataatcctaaCAAGTGTATCAGAGCcaactcttgatatactaagtgttgattctggtttttgttttgtttgacaGAAATATTTAATGGACATTACGTTTGCAAGTGCAGCACTTCGACCACCAGTCCTTGATGGTACTAATTACAGCTTATGGAAGGTCAAGATACGATACTACATAAAATCCCTAGATGAACGGGCATGGCAGCGCGTCATCAACGGATGGACTCCACCAGTCGCAACAGATCAAGAGGGGGACAATCGACCAAAGCCTGAAAATGACTGGACTGCTGACGAAGTGCAAAATTCAAACCATAACTCAAAGGCCTTGAATGCTATATTCACATCGGTTGATATGAACATTTTCAGTTTAATAACAAACTGTACTTCGGCTAAAAGTGCATGGGACATCCTTCAATGTCATTGTGACGGATCTGAGAGTGTGAGACGAACCAGACTGAGGATGCTTACTTCCAAATTCGAGATGATGAGGATGGAAGAATCTGAAAGCATACTTGAGTATGATCGTCGTCTACGAGAGATTGCTAATGAGGCATTCAGTGCTGGAGAATCTATCTCCAGTGAGCGTCTAGTAAGCAAAATCCTCCGTTCTCTGCCTGAAAGATTCAATAAAAAATCTGCGCGATAGATGAAGTTAAGGACACGTCTAAGATGTCAGTGGAAGATCTCATCAGCTCACTACGCACGTTTGAGATGAATCTGGACATGCAAAGGAAGGATAAAGGGAAGACAATTGCACTTCAAGCTTCTAATGACTCCTACAATGAACTCCTTCAAAATCCAAGAAGTCAATGATTCTGAGCTCTGCGAGGACTCTATCTCCTTTATCACAAAGAAATTTGGTGATTACTTGAAGAGAATCCGAGATAAGAA encodes the following:
- the LOC140821667 gene encoding uncharacterized protein, with protein sequence KYLMDITFASAALRPPVLDGTNYSLWKVKIRYYIKSLDERAWQRVINGWTPPVATDQEGDNRPKPENDWTADEVQNSNHNSKALNAIFTSVDMNIFSLITNCTSAKSAWDILQCHCDGSESVRRTRLRMLTSKFEMMRMEESESILEYDRRLREIANEAFSAGESISSERLVSKILRSLPERFNKKSAR